One genomic window of Clostridioides sp. ES-S-0054-01 includes the following:
- a CDS encoding alanine racemase: protein MFLKQTLKDNKNLVDYSIKLHKEGKILPDTYVIDMDMLIQNASKIYEKASKYGIKLYQMTKQIGRNPYIAAKLQEIGYEGVVAVDIKEALIMHRNGVKVSHVGHLVQTPKYILKKLIKDVRPEVITIFSLEKAIQINNVCKELNTTQKILIRFVEEEDTIYPLQYGGFKIDNIKEIMVELLKLEYIEIEGLTAFPCFLFDSKKQSIIETNNISTIKKAKQIIETQFNIKINQMNMPSLTSVYNMSLIDKHGGTHGEPGHALTGSTPLHSVKNLEEKLCMLYVSEISHNLKNTAYVYGGGHYRRSHMKNALIVDDVYNEHIVETLYNNPENIDYYFEVKGNHQVGATVIMNFRTQIFVTRSDVAIVSGIGKNTPRLEAIYDSLGRKKELY from the coding sequence ACTAAAGGATAATAAAAATCTTGTAGACTATTCTATAAAGCTACATAAAGAGGGAAAAATACTTCCAGATACTTATGTTATAGATATGGATATGTTAATACAAAATGCTAGTAAAATATATGAAAAAGCCAGCAAATATGGAATTAAACTATATCAAATGACTAAGCAAATAGGAAGAAACCCATACATAGCAGCTAAATTGCAAGAGATAGGATATGAAGGTGTAGTAGCAGTAGATATAAAAGAAGCATTAATAATGCATAGGAATGGAGTAAAAGTTTCTCATGTAGGTCATCTAGTACAAACTCCAAAATACATATTAAAGAAATTAATTAAAGATGTAAGACCAGAAGTAATAACTATATTTTCTTTAGAAAAAGCAATACAAATAAATAATGTATGCAAAGAGTTGAACACAACACAAAAAATACTCATTAGATTTGTTGAAGAAGAGGATACAATATATCCGTTACAGTATGGTGGATTCAAAATAGATAATATTAAAGAAATTATGGTGGAATTATTAAAGCTTGAGTATATAGAAATCGAAGGTCTTACTGCATTTCCATGTTTTTTATTTGATAGCAAGAAGCAAAGTATAATAGAAACGAATAATATTTCTACTATTAAAAAGGCAAAACAGATAATAGAAACACAATTTAATATTAAGATAAATCAAATGAATATGCCATCATTAACATCTGTATATAATATGAGCTTAATAGATAAGCATGGAGGTACTCATGGTGAGCCAGGTCATGCTCTTACAGGAAGTACACCACTACATTCAGTAAAAAATCTAGAAGAAAAGCTATGTATGTTATATGTATCAGAAATATCTCATAATCTTAAAAATACAGCATATGTCTATGGAGGAGGACACTATAGAAGGTCACATATGAAAAATGCGTTAATAGTGGATGATGTGTACAATGAACATATTGTAGAAACGTTATATAATAATCCAGAAAACATAGATTATTACTTTGAAGTAAAAGGAAATCATCAAGTTGGGGCTACTGTAATAATGAATTTTAGAACACAAATCTTCGTTACAAGAAGTGATGTAGCGATAGTCAGTGGTATTGGCAAGAATACGCCTAGATTAGAAGCAATCTATGATAGCTTAGGTAGAAAAAAGGAGCTATATTAA
- a CDS encoding phosphopentomutase, protein MGRFIVIVLDGFGIGEMKDTKEVRVKDVGSNTFKHIIGYRSVNLPTLEKLGICNSANIEVGNMKFSKTAKFGKANLMHFGADTFYGHQEIMGSKPKKPLKEAFSFVRDKVKTELKKHGYSVREYGKGVKILVVNECVTIGDNLETDLGQVYNVTSALDLISFEDVKKIGKIVRDNVYTSRVITFGGEGITLQNILDAYVEKSKIYAGIDAPKSGVYNRGYSVVHLGYGVDSNTQVPTVLGKNNIGVYLFGKVADIVQNDYGVSLPGVDTEQVFGKLIEKLRGNTEGFFCLNVQETDLAGHQQDVDKYIEVLKISDKNINKVIELMNDEDILIVMADHGNDPLIGHSQHTREQVPVLIYKNNMVPGYIGELSTLSDIGATVLDYFGFSGIDNGRAFSI, encoded by the coding sequence ATGGGAAGGTTTATTGTTATAGTTTTAGATGGATTTGGAATTGGAGAGATGAAAGATACAAAGGAAGTTAGAGTAAAGGATGTAGGGTCTAACACATTTAAGCATATAATAGGATATAGAAGCGTAAATTTACCTACACTTGAGAAGTTAGGTATATGTAATTCTGCTAATATAGAAGTTGGTAATATGAAATTTTCAAAGACTGCAAAATTCGGAAAGGCTAATTTAATGCATTTTGGGGCAGATACGTTCTATGGTCATCAAGAAATAATGGGATCAAAACCAAAAAAACCATTAAAAGAGGCTTTTTCATTTGTTAGAGATAAGGTCAAAACGGAATTAAAAAAACATGGTTATTCAGTTAGAGAATATGGTAAAGGTGTAAAAATATTAGTTGTAAATGAGTGTGTAACTATAGGAGATAACTTGGAAACAGATCTTGGACAAGTATATAATGTTACATCTGCGCTTGATTTAATCAGTTTTGAAGATGTTAAGAAAATTGGAAAAATAGTTAGAGATAATGTATATACTTCAAGGGTAATCACTTTTGGAGGAGAAGGTATAACATTACAGAATATACTAGATGCATATGTAGAAAAAAGTAAAATCTATGCAGGAATTGATGCTCCTAAGAGTGGCGTATATAACAGAGGATATAGTGTTGTTCATTTAGGGTATGGAGTAGATTCTAATACACAAGTGCCAACAGTACTAGGAAAAAATAATATAGGCGTATATCTATTTGGAAAAGTCGCGGACATAGTACAAAATGATTATGGAGTAAGTTTGCCTGGTGTTGATACAGAGCAAGTATTTGGGAAATTAATAGAAAAACTTAGAGGCAATACAGAAGGATTTTTTTGCCTAAATGTTCAAGAAACTGATTTAGCAGGTCATCAACAAGATGTAGATAAGTATATAGAGGTTCTTAAGATATCAGATAAAAATATTAACAAAGTCATTGAACTTATGAATGATGAAGATATACTGATTGTAATGGCTGATCATGGTAATGACCCTCTGATAGGACATAGTCAGCACACTAGAGAGCAAGTGCCAGTTTTAATATATAAAAATAATATGGTGCCGGGTTATATAGGAGAGCTTAGTACGTTATCGGATATAGGAGCAACAGTGTTAGATTACTTTGGATTTAGTGGTATTGATAATGGACGAGCATTTAGTATATAG
- a CDS encoding NAD(P)H-dependent oxidoreductase: MKKKLLYINVNSKPEDLSSSKTVARKFINKFMEKNKDFEVEEIDLYKEHIPRLEYQYFEKRNSIVSEENAKNLDDKDRKELTKIRNLCDQFVSASVYVIAAPMWSLSFPAPLKEYIDCIIQDGKTISFEGNDKPQGILNDIDRSMVYIQSSGGHIPWVLKPVMNKGLNYVESIMKFIGIKKFDELLVDGTGTSEEERQSAIEKASEKIDGIIDDMKF; this comes from the coding sequence ATGAAGAAAAAATTATTATATATAAATGTAAATTCAAAGCCTGAAGACTTGTCTTCAAGTAAAACTGTAGCAAGAAAATTTATAAATAAATTTATGGAAAAAAACAAGGATTTCGAAGTTGAAGAGATAGACCTTTATAAAGAACATATACCAAGACTTGAATATCAGTACTTTGAAAAGAGAAACAGCATAGTTAGTGAAGAAAATGCTAAGAATCTAGATGATAAGGATAGAAAAGAGCTTACAAAGATTAGAAATCTTTGTGACCAATTTGTGAGTGCAAGTGTATATGTAATAGCAGCACCTATGTGGAGTTTATCTTTTCCAGCACCACTTAAAGAATATATAGACTGTATAATTCAAGATGGAAAAACTATATCCTTTGAAGGTAATGATAAACCACAAGGAATTTTAAATGATATTGATAGAAGTATGGTGTATATACAATCTTCGGGTGGACACATACCATGGGTGTTAAAACCAGTTATGAATAAAGGGTTAAATTATGTGGAAAGTATCATGAAGTTTATAGGAATTAAAAAATTTGATGAATTATTGGTAGATGGAACTGGAACTAGTGAAGAGGAAAGACAAAGTGCAATAGAAAAAGCGTCTGAAAAAATAGATGGTATAATAGATGATATGAAGTTCTAG
- a CDS encoding DUF1836 domain-containing protein — MMNNELNTIILETLNNADITSNDIPSIDLYMDQIISLIDNKLSANKRFESDKILTKTMINNYSKEGLIKPIKGKKYTKEQILQMIIIYSLKNTLTIQEIKRILHGVYEKDDFNEKDLVACYEKFILIKENQRKNIPNFIESNFENISINPENKDDLLIALLSLTSMADQLKNISEKLVDIYFPETAKK; from the coding sequence ATGATGAATAATGAACTTAATACTATAATACTAGAAACACTAAATAATGCAGATATAACCTCAAATGATATTCCCTCTATTGACTTATATATGGATCAAATTATTTCTCTAATTGACAATAAGCTTTCTGCCAATAAAAGATTTGAGAGTGACAAAATTCTTACAAAAACCATGATAAATAATTACAGTAAAGAGGGATTAATCAAACCAATTAAGGGAAAAAAGTATACTAAAGAACAAATTTTACAAATGATAATTATTTATTCGCTGAAAAATACACTTACAATACAAGAAATTAAAAGAATCTTACATGGTGTGTATGAAAAAGACGATTTCAATGAAAAAGACTTAGTTGCATGTTACGAAAAATTCATATTGATAAAAGAAAATCAAAGAAAGAATATACCAAACTTTATAGAGTCTAATTTTGAAAATATCAGTATAAACCCAGAAAATAAAGATGATTTGCTGATAGCCTTACTAAGTCTAACTTCAATGGCTGACCAATTAAAAAATATTTCAGAAAAATTAGTAGATATATATTTTCCTGAGACAGCCAAAAAATAA
- a CDS encoding hemolysin III family protein, with translation MYQFFLKGRDPISSLTHFIGACLSLLATIILVFQSVSLQETSLLMIVSVSIFGLSLIALYSASSYYHFLKGTPEQELFFRKVDHAMIYVLIAGSYTPICLNFMEKKEGIIFVAAIWIVAFIGIIIKIFWMDAPRWLSTSIYLLMGWAIVFDINAFNSIPKDCLRLLIMEGTSYSIGAIIYIIKKPNISPEFGFHEIFHIFIMIGSLFHFLAVLLYVL, from the coding sequence ATGTATCAATTTTTTTTAAAGGGTAGAGACCCAATAAGCAGTTTAACTCATTTTATAGGTGCTTGTTTATCTCTTTTAGCAACTATAATTTTAGTTTTTCAATCTGTATCATTACAGGAAACTTCTCTTTTGATGATAGTATCTGTATCGATATTTGGACTGTCACTAATTGCTTTATATAGTGCAAGTTCGTATTATCATTTTTTAAAGGGAACGCCAGAACAAGAATTATTTTTTAGAAAAGTAGACCATGCAATGATTTATGTATTGATTGCTGGCTCTTACACACCAATATGTCTGAATTTTATGGAAAAAAAAGAGGGCATAATATTTGTTGCAGCAATATGGATAGTTGCTTTTATTGGCATAATAATAAAAATCTTTTGGATGGATGCACCTAGATGGTTGTCTACGAGTATATATTTACTTATGGGTTGGGCTATTGTTTTCGATATAAATGCGTTCAATTCAATTCCTAAGGATTGTCTTAGATTATTAATTATGGAAGGTACATCTTATTCTATAGGTGCGATTATTTATATAATTAAGAAACCTAATATAAGTCCTGAATTTGGATTTCATGAAATATTTCACATTTTTATTATGATAGGCTCTTTATTTCACTTTTTAGCAGTTTTATTGTATGTTTTATAG